In Thalassotalea sp. Sam97, a single window of DNA contains:
- a CDS encoding hydrolase 1, exosortase A system-associated: MKESAIPFFCDGQNLLGILHQPTNEVDDIGVLVVVGGPQYRVGSHRQFVQLARFLANNNIACFRFDYTGMGDSAGIKKTFDNVGPDIRSAIDVFIEQANIKQVVLWALCDGASAALIYAPTDERVKAVMLLNPWLESPQAKAKTMLKHYYLNRLVSKSFWTKLVSGQFKAYKSLKAFLGYAAHQHHQTPNEQSNQSYQARMIDGYLNFSGSSCFVLSGDDLTAREFEQVINSNSAKHQFYAHDNLIHRIKDADHTFSQRLWKREVEVLTVDFVKQLEIISG; encoded by the coding sequence ATGAAAGAGAGCGCGATTCCATTTTTTTGTGATGGGCAAAACTTACTAGGCATATTACATCAGCCAACTAATGAGGTCGATGATATAGGTGTGTTAGTGGTGGTTGGTGGACCTCAGTATAGAGTTGGCAGTCACCGACAATTTGTGCAGTTAGCTAGGTTTTTGGCAAACAATAATATTGCTTGCTTTCGCTTTGATTATACCGGTATGGGAGATAGTGCAGGTATTAAAAAAACATTTGATAATGTTGGACCTGATATTAGGTCCGCGATTGATGTTTTTATTGAACAAGCTAATATCAAACAAGTGGTTTTGTGGGCTCTTTGTGATGGTGCTTCAGCTGCATTGATATATGCGCCTACCGACGAGCGAGTTAAGGCCGTGATGTTGCTGAATCCTTGGTTAGAATCGCCTCAAGCTAAAGCCAAAACAATGCTTAAACACTATTATCTAAATCGTTTGGTTAGCAAATCATTTTGGACTAAATTGGTATCAGGACAATTTAAGGCTTATAAAAGTTTAAAAGCTTTTTTGGGGTATGCAGCACATCAGCATCATCAAACTCCTAATGAGCAAAGTAACCAATCATACCAAGCGCGGATGATAGATGGATATTTGAATTTTTCTGGTTCTTCCTGCTTTGTTCTCAGTGGCGACGATCTCACTGCTCGAGAATTCGAACAGGTGATTAACTCAAACTCTGCTAAGCATCAGTTTTATGCTCATGATAATTTGATACACAGGATAAAGGATGCTGATCATACGTTTTCTCAACGACTTTGGAAACGTGAAGTTGAAGTTCTTACTGTTGATTTTGTAAAACAACTTGAGATTATTTCTGGGTAG
- a CDS encoding IS3 family transposase (programmed frameshift) has product MTKKSRKNFSPEFKLETAQLVVDHGYTHEEASKAMGVGYSTISKWVKQLKEERQGKSPKATPMTPEQLKIRELEKKSNALNYRERNIKKGYRSVDVGLIEQFEIIEKLNKSQKSQYPVKVLCDVFGVHRSSYKYWQQRDKSLSIEQRTLINKVEEAHELSGGSAGARTISEIVTQDDSDLTLSRYRASKLMKKLGLVSCQLPQHAYKKASKEHIAIPNLLERQFDVVEPNQVWCGDVTYIWTGNRWAYLAVVIDLFARRPVGWAMSHSPDSELTVKALTMAYELRGRPQNLMFHSDQGSHYTSRKFRQRLWRYKIKQSMSRRGNCWDNAPMERFFRSLKTEWIPTTGYSSFKEAKLEITKYIIGYYSQVRPHQHNFGLSPNESEERYWQNYKTVANLT; this is encoded by the exons ATGACTAAGAAGTCGCGTAAGAATTTTAGCCCAGAATTTAAATTAGAAACCGCCCAGTTGGTTGTTGATCATGGTTATACCCATGAAGAAGCATCCAAGGCGATGGGTGTAGGTTATTCAACCATTAGTAAATGGGTGAAACAGCTAAAAGAAGAACGTCAAGGGAAGTCGCCGAAGGCGACACCAATGACGCCAGAGCAACTCAAAATACGTGAGCTTGAGAAAAAATCGAACGCATTGAATTA TAGAGAAAGAAATATTAAAAAAGGCTACCGCTCTGTTGATGTCGGACTCATTGAACAATTCGAAATAATCGAAAAACTCAATAAGAGCCAAAAAAGCCAATATCCAGTGAAAGTGTTATGCGACGTATTTGGTGTTCATCGCAGCAGTTATAAGTATTGGCAACAACGCGATAAGTCTCTTTCGATTGAGCAACGTACGTTGATCAATAAAGTAGAAGAAGCACATGAGTTAAGCGGTGGCTCTGCTGGAGCGAGAACCATTAGCGAGATAGTCACTCAAGACGACAGTGACCTCACGTTGAGTCGTTACCGTGCCAGTAAGCTCATGAAAAAGCTTGGGTTAGTCAGTTGCCAACTGCCGCAGCATGCCTATAAGAAAGCATCGAAAGAGCATATAGCCATTCCTAATTTGCTCGAGCGACAGTTTGATGTTGTGGAGCCAAATCAAGTCTGGTGTGGTGATGTTACTTACATTTGGACAGGCAATCGTTGGGCGTATTTAGCGGTTGTAATCGACCTCTTCGCACGAAGACCTGTTGGGTGGGCCATGTCCCATTCTCCAGACAGTGAGTTAACAGTTAAGGCTTTGACGATGGCTTATGAGTTACGTGGACGTCCGCAAAACCTTATGTTCCATAGTGACCAGGGGAGCCATTATACCAGTCGTAAATTCAGACAAAGGTTATGGCGCTATAAGATAAAACAAAGCATGAGTCGCCGCGGTAATTGTTGGGACAATGCTCCAATGGAGCGTTTCTTCAGAAGTTTAAAAACGGAATGGATTCCAACAACGGGTTACAGTAGTTTCAAGGAAGCTAAGTTAGAAATAACGAAATATATTATTGGCTATTACAGCCAAGTCAGGCCACATCAGCATAATTTTGGTTTGTCGCCAAACGAGTCAGAAGAAAGATACTGGCAAAACTATAAAACTGTGGCCAATTTAACTTGA
- a CDS encoding acyl carrier protein gives MQSQIIQLVKVALPTYSDALWGFDTPILGALPEFDSMAVVTVLTAIEEEFGIFIADDELSAEVFETIGSLTRFVEAKVG, from the coding sequence ATGCAATCTCAAATAATTCAACTGGTTAAGGTGGCTTTACCAACCTATAGTGATGCTCTTTGGGGCTTCGATACACCTATATTGGGGGCTCTACCGGAATTCGATTCAATGGCTGTTGTAACAGTACTTACAGCGATAGAAGAAGAGTTTGGTATTTTTATTGCGGATGATGAATTAAGTGCCGAGGTCTTTGAAACTATAGGGTCGTTAACTCGGTTTGTTGAAGCTAAAGTCGGATAA
- a CDS encoding HprK-related kinase A, with protein sequence MYSKSLSIGPFTTEIKTDVASVASMLERMYADFSPPSEESFIDFPVFIRSADGLRKWLYPQVEFFCDTFKPFKPLPRKQAYPMLEWGLNWCIANYAHQYLILHASVLVKNDKAIIFPAHQGSGKSTLSAGLMLRGWRLFSDELALIDMQSMQVQQCTRPINLKNDAIELIASESSQVCFSDVSNDTHKGSVALLKPSTESLSGKPQASIGAFAFVKYQPGVKGSLNQVTASDAFSRIIDNSFNYHVQMHQGFEVVHQLASRLKAFDFPYSNFDDADALLSELLCQN encoded by the coding sequence GTGTATTCTAAATCGTTATCAATTGGCCCGTTTACGACCGAAATAAAAACAGATGTGGCTAGCGTCGCCAGCATGTTAGAGCGTATGTATGCAGATTTTTCTCCTCCCAGTGAAGAGTCTTTTATAGACTTCCCTGTCTTTATAAGATCAGCCGATGGTTTGCGAAAGTGGCTCTATCCGCAAGTAGAGTTTTTTTGTGATACATTTAAGCCTTTCAAACCTTTACCTCGCAAGCAAGCGTACCCAATGTTGGAGTGGGGATTAAACTGGTGCATTGCTAATTATGCACATCAGTATCTTATCCTCCATGCTTCAGTATTGGTTAAAAACGATAAAGCGATTATTTTCCCAGCGCATCAAGGTTCAGGTAAAAGCACGTTATCTGCAGGCTTAATGTTACGAGGTTGGCGCTTGTTTTCTGATGAGTTGGCTCTAATTGACATGCAGTCAATGCAAGTGCAGCAATGTACCCGACCGATCAATCTGAAAAATGATGCGATAGAATTAATTGCATCGGAAAGTTCTCAGGTATGTTTTAGTGATGTGAGCAATGACACTCATAAAGGTAGCGTTGCTTTACTTAAGCCGAGCACTGAATCCTTAAGCGGTAAACCGCAAGCATCGATTGGTGCCTTTGCTTTTGTAAAATATCAACCCGGTGTTAAGGGAAGTTTAAACCAAGTCACTGCAAGCGATGCATTTTCAAGGATCATCGATAATAGCTTTAATTACCATGTGCAAATGCATCAAGGCTTTGAGGTAGTGCATCAGCTCGCAAGTCGGCTTAAGGCTTTTGACTTTCCTTATAGTAACTTTGATGATGCAGATGCCCTGCTTTCGGAGTTGCTATGTCAAAATTAA
- a CDS encoding nucleotidyltransferase family protein — MSKLIACLTSPEIAELYQPSDWQELMREARVTGLLGRLHYVFESNHIELPNYVQWHFASAAKIAKKQQQQLRLEVIELTSLLSPHFSVCFLKGASYYLSNLDCSQGRIASDIDILVPYKSILNIEFTLKTRGWMPTKDDEYDDYYYRQWMHEIAPLIHHERHTILDVHHNILPLTNRQCPDASKFDYQTVSLPYGDIKVLSKLDTIIHSASHLFSESEFHTGLRNLSDIDMMLRQFVSEDADFVASLIARAKSLGLQHYLHLALRYCHMIFNTPVLTEQHYAQQSRQMMPAKLWIYDQCFMRIFKPKSLYQPTWQDVLATTILYWRGHILRMPLRLLLPHLLRKAANQLIEKITDNSLFKKNQQTIG, encoded by the coding sequence ATGTCAAAATTAATTGCTTGCTTAACCAGCCCCGAGATAGCCGAGTTATATCAACCAAGTGACTGGCAAGAGTTAATGCGAGAGGCTCGAGTTACCGGCCTACTGGGTCGATTACATTATGTATTTGAAAGTAATCATATTGAGTTGCCCAACTATGTGCAGTGGCACTTTGCTAGCGCTGCTAAAATAGCAAAAAAGCAACAACAGCAGTTACGTTTAGAAGTCATAGAGTTAACTAGCTTACTATCTCCACATTTCTCTGTGTGCTTCTTAAAAGGAGCTTCTTATTATTTGTCTAATCTTGATTGTAGCCAAGGAAGAATAGCATCGGATATAGACATTTTAGTGCCATACAAAAGTATTTTAAATATTGAGTTTACACTGAAAACCAGAGGTTGGATGCCAACTAAAGACGATGAATATGATGATTATTATTATCGCCAATGGATGCATGAAATAGCGCCGCTCATTCATCACGAGCGCCATACCATATTAGATGTTCATCATAACATTTTACCGTTAACTAATCGTCAGTGCCCAGACGCTAGCAAATTTGATTATCAAACCGTATCTTTGCCCTACGGTGATATTAAAGTGTTATCCAAGCTTGATACGATCATTCACAGTGCGTCGCATTTATTCAGCGAATCTGAATTCCATACCGGTTTACGAAATTTGTCGGATATTGACATGATGTTGCGTCAGTTTGTAAGCGAAGACGCTGACTTTGTAGCCTCATTAATTGCTAGAGCCAAATCATTGGGGCTACAGCACTACCTGCATTTAGCGTTGCGATATTGTCATATGATCTTCAATACACCTGTACTTACGGAGCAGCACTATGCTCAGCAAAGTCGGCAAATGATGCCGGCGAAGTTATGGATCTATGATCAATGCTTTATGCGTATTTTTAAGCCTAAAAGTCTTTATCAGCCGACGTGGCAAGATGTTCTCGCAACGACCATTTTATATTGGCGTGGACACATACTAAGAATGCCATTAAGGCTTTTGCTCCCCCATTTATTGCGTAAAGCAGCAAATCAGTTAATAGAGAAAATAACAGACAATTCATTATTTAAAAAAAATCAGCAAACCATTGGCTAA
- the wecB gene encoding non-hydrolyzing UDP-N-acetylglucosamine 2-epimerase, whose amino-acid sequence MKIGIIVGTRPEIIKMAPVIRECQQQNIPFFLIHSNQHYSKDMDEIFFEELQLPTPHYNLGVGSGLHSNQTGNILIKIEPILANERPDIVLVQGDTNTVLAGALAASKLNIKVGHIEAGLRSYDRMMPEETNRILTDHMSDFLFAVGPNQERILTTEGIVKEKLFVVGNTISDSLQQHLDIAQHQSNVLTQWSLKDKQFFLVTAHRASNVDVKAHLQELLSLFSALYDTYQLPVFWPIHPRTVAKLKEFELQVPDFLILSPPVGYMDFIQLQRSAKLILTDSGGIQEEACLLGVPCITLRENTERPESVEVGANVLVGRDTDKALSAAASWFGKNNVCWENPFGDGQVAKRIVQILATQLEPKTKHIVANGHSVTVVGLGYMGLPISCLMAQAGARVVGVDVNADKVALINRGQCPFDEQGMPQLLTDVTEAGFLHASTAVANNPIYLVAVPTPHIDGKCDLSYVNKAIDDIAKVATDGQLIIIESTVAPGTCTEIEQRLRQQGLQLNVVHCPERAIPGQTLHELTHNDRIIGAAAQTAMQQAKDLYASFVRGALFTTDLTTAECVKLVENTSRDVGIAFANELAQVCEQIGVDCKEVIKLANRHPRVNILNPGPGVGGHCIPIDPYFLVADVEAGKLIRLSRRINEQKPHLVAAKVKAELERRGAHKVGILGVAYKPDVDDARETPAQAIIEHLQKSGVEVHYHDPYIKQWEAPFMDIEALQQWADILLMVTEHSDYKQLNLTTFAY is encoded by the coding sequence ATGAAAATAGGGATTATCGTTGGTACACGACCTGAAATAATAAAAATGGCACCTGTGATCAGGGAATGCCAGCAGCAAAATATTCCATTCTTTCTTATCCATTCGAATCAACACTACTCGAAAGATATGGACGAAATATTTTTCGAAGAATTACAACTGCCTACACCTCACTATAACTTGGGTGTCGGCTCTGGTTTACATAGTAATCAAACAGGCAATATATTAATTAAAATTGAGCCCATTCTAGCAAATGAAAGGCCAGATATTGTCCTCGTGCAAGGCGATACCAATACGGTGCTTGCAGGTGCTTTGGCGGCAAGTAAGCTAAATATTAAGGTTGGTCATATTGAGGCAGGGCTGCGCAGTTACGATAGGATGATGCCAGAAGAAACGAACCGAATTCTAACTGACCATATGAGTGACTTTCTGTTTGCGGTAGGACCAAACCAAGAGCGTATATTAACCACAGAAGGCATCGTAAAAGAGAAGTTGTTTGTTGTAGGTAATACGATATCGGATTCTCTACAACAGCACTTAGATATTGCTCAGCACCAATCGAACGTACTTACTCAGTGGAGTCTTAAAGATAAGCAATTCTTTTTAGTGACTGCACATAGAGCGTCCAATGTTGATGTTAAAGCACACCTGCAAGAGTTACTTAGTCTCTTTTCGGCATTATATGATACCTATCAGTTACCGGTTTTTTGGCCAATACATCCGCGTACTGTCGCTAAGCTGAAAGAATTCGAACTGCAAGTGCCTGACTTCTTGATTTTATCACCACCAGTCGGATACATGGATTTTATTCAGTTGCAACGTAGCGCAAAATTAATTTTGACGGATTCTGGTGGTATTCAAGAAGAGGCGTGCTTACTTGGTGTTCCTTGTATCACGCTAAGAGAAAACACAGAGAGACCTGAGTCGGTAGAGGTTGGTGCTAATGTATTGGTAGGTCGAGACACTGATAAAGCACTGTCAGCAGCGGCAAGTTGGTTCGGTAAAAACAATGTTTGCTGGGAAAACCCATTTGGCGATGGCCAAGTGGCAAAACGTATTGTACAAATATTAGCGACGCAATTAGAGCCCAAAACAAAGCATATTGTCGCTAATGGGCACAGTGTTACCGTTGTTGGTCTTGGTTATATGGGACTACCTATCTCATGCTTAATGGCCCAAGCTGGCGCACGAGTCGTCGGCGTTGATGTTAATGCTGATAAAGTCGCATTGATCAATCGAGGTCAGTGTCCATTTGATGAGCAGGGCATGCCACAATTGTTAACTGACGTTACTGAAGCGGGCTTTTTACATGCATCGACAGCGGTCGCAAATAACCCGATATACTTAGTCGCCGTGCCAACGCCTCATATTGATGGCAAATGTGATCTTAGCTATGTAAATAAAGCGATTGATGATATTGCAAAGGTAGCCACCGATGGGCAGTTGATCATAATAGAATCGACTGTCGCGCCAGGTACTTGCACAGAGATTGAACAACGCTTACGCCAACAAGGGTTACAACTTAATGTTGTACATTGTCCAGAGCGTGCTATCCCAGGGCAAACCCTGCATGAGCTAACCCATAATGATCGTATTATTGGTGCGGCAGCCCAAACTGCTATGCAACAGGCGAAAGACTTATATGCTAGTTTTGTCAGGGGGGCGTTGTTCACAACAGATTTAACAACCGCGGAATGCGTAAAACTGGTAGAGAATACATCGCGCGATGTTGGTATTGCTTTTGCGAATGAACTTGCCCAAGTGTGTGAGCAAATTGGCGTCGATTGTAAGGAGGTTATCAAGCTAGCTAATCGTCACCCTAGGGTAAATATCCTAAACCCTGGGCCTGGCGTTGGCGGGCATTGCATACCCATTGATCCCTACTTTTTGGTAGCCGATGTTGAAGCTGGTAAGTTAATCCGTTTAAGTCGGCGTATTAACGAACAAAAACCGCATTTGGTGGCTGCCAAAGTAAAGGCTGAACTTGAACGCCGCGGTGCTCATAAAGTTGGTATCTTAGGTGTTGCATATAAGCCCGACGTGGATGATGCGCGAGAAACTCCGGCACAGGCTATTATCGAACACCTACAAAAGTCTGGTGTAGAAGTTCATTATCATGATCCATACATCAAACAATGGGAGGCACCTTTTATGGATATCGAGGCGTTACAACAGTGGGCCGATATTTTGTTGATGGTTACAGAGCATAGTGACTACAAGCAATTGAACTTAACTACCTTTGCTTATTAG
- a CDS encoding GNAT family N-acetyltransferase, translating to MTEKLEQNILNSPLWYQIFIKYIVDSKMQPALFMVDIEKKKLAAMFVQDVESNTIHSMSNYYTPEYNFLDSCEQQSSLINNHISLDIQSIKKTKYIQLVPLKDAQLKLFKSIFDSANFLCIPYRHSTNWYEPDIKSVDDYWNKRGSRLKNTIRRKKSKLLKNEQFKIVIPEMTNEKDFYKYLAQYHHVYLKSWKKNEPYPEFIDELYYQAWQREQLVFGFVYHNNCPIASQAWILSSQKAHIYKLAHDPAYTKQSPGSILTAELVNHVILKHNINYIDFLTGDDKYKADWMSCKQQLWGLQCFNKKILTSSFKGYLRYYKNKCKALIISSPIYSNIFSFSSLGKRL from the coding sequence ATGACAGAAAAATTAGAACAGAATATATTAAACTCCCCACTATGGTATCAAATCTTTATAAAATATATAGTGGATTCAAAGATGCAACCAGCCCTCTTTATGGTAGATATAGAAAAGAAGAAGTTGGCCGCGATGTTTGTGCAAGATGTTGAATCTAATACTATACATTCGATGTCAAACTACTATACACCTGAATACAATTTTTTAGACTCATGTGAACAACAATCATCTTTAATCAATAACCATATATCCCTCGATATCCAATCAATTAAAAAGACTAAATATATACAATTAGTACCTTTAAAAGATGCACAATTGAAGCTTTTCAAAAGCATTTTTGACAGTGCAAACTTCTTATGCATCCCATATCGACACTCTACTAATTGGTATGAGCCAGATATAAAAAGCGTTGACGATTACTGGAATAAACGAGGTTCGCGATTAAAAAACACGATAAGACGAAAAAAAAGTAAACTTTTAAAAAATGAACAGTTTAAAATAGTAATTCCAGAAATGACTAATGAGAAAGATTTCTACAAGTATCTAGCCCAATATCACCATGTATATTTAAAAAGCTGGAAGAAAAACGAGCCTTACCCTGAATTTATAGATGAACTCTATTATCAGGCTTGGCAAAGGGAACAATTAGTATTTGGATTCGTTTACCATAATAATTGCCCCATAGCCTCTCAAGCATGGATACTATCTAGTCAAAAAGCGCATATATATAAACTTGCTCACGACCCCGCATACACTAAACAAAGTCCAGGAAGCATTTTAACTGCTGAGTTAGTTAATCACGTTATACTGAAGCACAATATTAACTATATTGATTTTTTAACTGGAGATGATAAGTATAAAGCGGATTGGATGTCCTGCAAACAACAGCTTTGGGGCCTTCAATGTTTTAACAAGAAAATACTGACCAGCTCGTTCAAAGGGTACCTCCGCTACTATAAAAATAAGTGCAAGGCTCTTATCATTAGCTCCCCTATATACTCAAACATATTTTCATTCAGTTCTCTTGGTAAAAGACTATAG
- a CDS encoding asparagine synthetase B translates to MALSFMDAAAQTSFQQPFIINIFDTNGDTHLCDEAHPICVFGEVLIEGKSASRSDILKSFQSCDHDIYQLYSKLSGQFSLIIYHDNELLLITDLFNTVPIFYTWDATNNNVLISNSLRQLAKNIAKPIRWNQQAIFNYFYFHCIPSPETIYQGIYKCNQGCLTRLNEQRKVVEQILYTPAYATHKDKYNEEPQHCFSLLKQAMAPALSKQTGAFLSGGLDSSTLAGLLSQAQKEAPTFSLGFHEKRYDETPFAEITARKFNTQHHTKLLDSDEAYECLVEMIQGFEQPFGNSSALATYFCAKHAAQNGIKTLIAGDGGDEIFAGNERYVKQKVFHLYQFVPNSIKPIFDIFFINKLAKSIPLLKKVASYIEQAKLPLVNRIESYNFINHFGSERIFHSDFLKQVDIEQPTNAQQQRLDQCPSDDLVEKLLYLDWKYTLADNDIVKVNEASQMSGILPWFPFLDKNVVNYSCDIPSSIKLPGFKLRHFFRKSCKGFLAQETLTKSKHGFGLPFGHWLKTNHKFQELALQQIEDFKRRNILKPEFIDDLLTEHKKGSEQYYGEFVWLILVLELWLIKS, encoded by the coding sequence ATGGCTTTAAGTTTTATGGATGCAGCTGCCCAAACTTCGTTTCAGCAACCTTTTATAATCAACATATTTGACACCAACGGCGATACACACTTATGCGATGAAGCTCACCCCATTTGTGTGTTTGGCGAAGTATTAATCGAGGGTAAAAGTGCATCAAGATCAGACATATTAAAGTCCTTTCAATCATGTGATCACGATATTTACCAACTATATTCGAAATTGTCAGGGCAATTTTCACTCATCATATACCATGATAATGAGTTACTTCTGATTACCGATCTATTCAACACTGTACCAATATTTTATACATGGGATGCCACCAACAATAATGTATTAATATCTAATTCGTTGCGGCAACTAGCAAAGAACATAGCTAAACCAATTCGCTGGAATCAACAGGCCATATTTAATTACTTTTATTTTCACTGCATTCCATCTCCCGAAACAATTTATCAAGGCATTTATAAGTGCAACCAGGGATGTTTGACTCGATTAAACGAGCAAAGGAAAGTAGTTGAACAAATCCTTTATACTCCAGCATATGCAACTCACAAGGACAAGTACAACGAAGAGCCTCAACACTGTTTTTCATTACTTAAACAAGCTATGGCTCCTGCATTATCAAAACAAACCGGTGCGTTTTTAAGTGGTGGCTTAGACAGTTCAACCTTAGCGGGTTTGTTAAGCCAAGCTCAAAAAGAGGCACCAACTTTTTCTCTAGGTTTTCATGAAAAGCGTTATGATGAAACACCATTTGCAGAGATCACTGCACGCAAGTTTAATACCCAACATCATACCAAGCTTCTAGATTCTGATGAGGCCTATGAATGCTTAGTTGAAATGATTCAAGGCTTTGAACAACCATTTGGTAACTCATCTGCTTTGGCTACCTATTTCTGCGCTAAACATGCTGCTCAGAATGGTATAAAGACATTAATTGCTGGTGATGGCGGAGATGAAATCTTTGCTGGTAATGAGCGATACGTAAAGCAAAAAGTTTTTCATTTATATCAATTTGTACCTAACTCGATAAAACCCATTTTCGATATATTTTTTATTAACAAGCTGGCTAAATCGATACCTTTGCTAAAAAAAGTTGCCAGTTACATTGAGCAAGCTAAGTTACCACTAGTTAATCGTATCGAGTCTTATAACTTTATAAATCACTTTGGATCGGAGCGAATCTTTCATTCAGACTTTTTAAAACAGGTCGATATCGAGCAACCGACAAATGCCCAACAACAGAGGTTAGATCAATGCCCTAGCGATGATCTAGTTGAGAAACTTCTCTATCTTGATTGGAAGTATACACTTGCAGATAACGACATCGTCAAAGTAAATGAAGCGAGCCAGATGTCGGGTATTCTACCATGGTTTCCGTTCCTTGATAAAAATGTTGTCAACTACTCATGCGACATACCAAGTTCAATAAAACTACCCGGCTTTAAATTGCGGCATTTTTTTAGAAAGAGCTGTAAGGGATTTCTTGCTCAAGAAACATTAACTAAAAGTAAACATGGCTTTGGTTTACCTTTTGGGCATTGGTTGAAAACTAATCACAAATTTCAAGAGTTAGCACTACAACAAATCGAGGACTTCAAACGACGTAATATCCTGAAGCCGGAATTCATTGATGACCTGCTTACCGAGCACAAAAAGGGTAGCGAACAATATTACGGAGAATTTGTTTGGTTAATTTTGGTTTTGGAATTATGGCTGATCAAATCATAA
- a CDS encoding polysaccharide deacetylase family protein, with protein MADQIIKLIHKAVFLAYCLFSKNKLNILIYHQVLEHKDLLRPSEPCKKEFNWQMQLVKDYFRPLPLKEAVSLLKNKKLPRGSICVTFDDGYKNNLDIAAPILQSHGVHATFFIATKFIDGENMWNDSIIDLFINERKQNVDLSAVGEGVVKLLNIADRRYWITKIINALKYLPVEKRQAIVDKLVADNRVHSKPKMMNVEEIKALAKLGFDIGAHTHNHPILAAGDIKSSDIEIITSKRILQSILGDVVDTFAYPNGKYEKDFLDTDMQLVRNAEFSLATSTDWGVNTSRDNFYRLKRFTPWDKTPLKFHLRLLKNLIGA; from the coding sequence ATGGCTGATCAAATCATAAAGTTAATACACAAAGCTGTTTTTTTAGCGTACTGCTTGTTTAGTAAAAACAAACTCAATATATTGATTTACCATCAGGTCCTTGAGCACAAAGATCTACTTAGACCAAGTGAACCGTGCAAGAAAGAATTCAACTGGCAAATGCAACTTGTAAAGGACTACTTCAGGCCTTTGCCTTTGAAAGAAGCCGTTAGCCTTTTGAAAAACAAAAAACTGCCCAGGGGCAGTATATGTGTCACGTTCGACGATGGTTATAAAAACAATCTAGATATAGCTGCTCCCATTCTACAATCACATGGAGTGCATGCGACATTCTTTATCGCCACGAAATTCATCGATGGTGAAAATATGTGGAATGACTCTATCATCGATCTTTTTATAAATGAGCGTAAGCAGAATGTCGATTTAAGTGCTGTAGGTGAAGGTGTCGTTAAACTATTAAATATTGCGGACAGAAGATACTGGATTACCAAGATTATTAATGCTTTAAAGTACTTACCCGTTGAAAAAAGACAAGCTATCGTTGATAAACTTGTGGCTGATAATCGAGTCCATTCTAAGCCTAAAATGATGAATGTTGAAGAAATCAAAGCCCTCGCCAAACTTGGTTTTGACATTGGTGCTCACACTCATAACCACCCTATTCTTGCTGCTGGTGACATAAAATCGAGCGATATTGAAATCATCACAAGCAAACGCATACTACAGTCAATTTTAGGCGACGTGGTAGATACCTTTGCGTACCCAAACGGTAAATATGAAAAAGACTTTTTAGATACAGATATGCAACTCGTAAGAAACGCCGAGTTTTCGTTAGCAACATCTACCGATTGGGGAGTTAATACATCAAGAGATAATTTCTACAGGCTTAAGAGGTTTACCCCGTGGGATAAAACCCCATTAAAATTTCATCTTCGCTTATTAAAAAATTTAATTGGAGCCTAA